A genome region from Erigeron canadensis isolate Cc75 chromosome 3, C_canadensis_v1, whole genome shotgun sequence includes the following:
- the LOC122592808 gene encoding probable LRR receptor-like serine/threonine-protein kinase At1g56140 isoform X2 has protein sequence MQWLTFGINALSGEIPPELGLLTDLRSLSFGTNNFNGSLPSELGNLRRLQQIYINSAGVSGDIPSSFANLRSLVTVWASDNAFTGRIPDFIGNWTQLQSLRFEGNSFEGSIPPSFSQLTSLQELRITSLTNGTLDFIANLKSLTVLVLRNSRITGSIPTDIGEYQNLTRLDLSFNNLTGQIPRDLFNLSQITFLFLGNNSLNGTLPNVKSRSLINIDLSYNELSGTLPSWINESSLQLNLVANNFTLEGSEISGLPSGLNCLQRDFPCDRGSPRYSNFGVNCGGPQITSSNQIVYERDNEPLGPATYYLTSERRWGVSNVGQRDNPAYTTSSLRQFTNTLDSELFQTARISAGSLRYYGLGLQNGNYTVNLQFAELLIEDGQTWRSRGRRVFDIYLQGNLEFQDFNIKQEAGGASFSPVTKTATVQVSNNYLEIHLFWSGKGTCCVPNQGTFGPLISAISATPNFTPTVSNNPPSRSKTNRTGLIVGILVPIVAVCFLSLLALYIIRQRRKKQDTSDNYEEFLGIDAKPYTFSYGELRDATGDFSPENKLGEGGFGPVYKGKLDDGRLIAVKQLSIASHQGKNQFVAEIATISAVQHRNLVKLYGCCIDGVKRLLVYEYLENKSLDQALFGDNSLSLSWSTRFEICLGVARGLAYLHEESRIRVVHRDVKASNVLLDSELIPKISDFGLAKLYDDKQTHMSTRVAGTIGYLAPEYAMRGHLTEKADVFGFGVVALEIISGRSNSDSTLEDEKIYLLEWAWNLHEAGTELELVDEKLSEYDENEVRRVMKVALLCTQTSPMQRPSMSRVVAMLSGDIQATGAISRPEYLTGFNFKDSTTFQNDPPISTTNSAASTSHSTGTPHSPNNISRPMLHDIIGEGR, from the exons ATGCAGTGGCT GACTTTCGGCATCAATGCATTATCAGGGGAAATTCCTCCAGAGCTAGGACTCCTTACTGATCTTAGATCGTT GTCATTtggcacaaacaacttcaatggTTCCCTGCCATCCGAACTTGGAAATCTGCGAAGATTACAACAAAT TTACATTAATAGTGCCGGAGTTAGCGGTGATATACCTTCTTCATTTGCAAATTTACGAAGCCTGGTCACAGT ATGGGCTTCCGATAATGCATTCACAGGAAGAATACCCGACTTCATAGGAAATTGGACACAGTTACAGTCATT GAGGTTTGAGGGGAACTCTTTTGAAGGTTCGATACCACCTTCCTTTTCTCAACTGACCTCTTTGCAGGAGCT GAGAATAACTAGTTTAACCAATGGTACTCTGGATTTTATTGCAAACTTGAAGTCCCTGACTGTTCT AGTTTTGAGGAATAGCAGAATTACTGGCTCTATTCCAACTGACATCGGTGAATATCAAAATTTGACACGCCT GGATTTGAGTTTCAACAATTTAACGGGGCAGATTCCAAGAGACTTGTTCAACTTGAGTCAAATCACCTTCTT GTTTCTTGGAAACAATAGCTTGAATGGTACCCTTCCCAATGTAAAGAGCAGATCTCTCATCAATAT CGATTTGTCATACAATGAATTATCCGGGACACTTCCTTCTTGGATCAATGAGTCAAGCTTACAACT TAACTTGGTTGCAAACAACTTCACATTAGAAGGTTCAGAAATCAG TGGTCTTCCATCAGGATTGAACTGTCTGCAAAGGGATTTTCCATGTGATCGTGGATCACCAAGAT ATAGTAACTTTGGAGTTAACTGTGGTGGTCCTCAAATTACATCTTctaatcaaattgtttatgaGCGGGATAACGAACCTCTTGGGCCAGCAACGTACTATTTAACTTCTGAAAGGAGATGGGGTGTCAGCAATGTTGGACAAAGAGACAACCCAGCATATACCACATCCAGTTTGCGCCAGTTCACAAACACCTTAGACTCGGAACTGTTTCAAACAGCGCGAATATCAGCCGGATCTTTAAGATACTACGGTTTAGGCCTACAGAACGGTAACTACACTGTGAATCTCCAGTTTGCAGAACTACTTATAGAAGATGGCCAAACTTGGAGAAGCAGAGGAAGGCGTGTCTTTGACATATATCTGCAG GGAAACTTGGAGTTTCAAGATTTCAACATAAAACAGGAAGCAGGTGGAGCCTCGTTTAGTCCTGTTACAAAGACAGCAACTGTCCAGGTTTCAAATAACTACCTTGAGATACACTTATTCTGGTCTGGGAAAGGAACTTGTTGTGTGCCTAATCAAGGAACCTTTGGACCTCTTATCTCAGCAATCAGTGCTACCCCAA ATTTCACCCCCACTGTGAGCAACAATCCACCTTCAAGAAGTAAGACGAATAGGACCGGTTTGATTGTAGGGATTTTGGTCCCGATTGTGGCTGTATGCTttctgtcattattagccttaTATATTATTCGCCAGCGTAGGAAAAAGCAGGATACCTCCGACAATTATGAAG AGTTTTTGGGAATTGATGCTAAACCATATACCTTTAGTTATGGAGAGCTAAGAGATGCAACAGGTGATTTTAGTCCTGAAAATAAGCTTGGCGAGGGAGGTTTTGGACCTGTTTATAAG GGAAAACTAGACGACGGGAGACTAATAGCTGTTAAGCAGCTCTCTATTGCCTCTCATCAGGGAAAGAATCAGTTTGTGGCTGAAATTGCAACTATATCTGCGGTCCAACACCGCAACCTAGTCAAGTTGTACGGATGCTGCATTGATGGAGTGAAACGGCTTCTTGTGTACGAGTATCTCGAGAACAAGAGTCTTGATCAAGCATTATTCG GAGACAACAGCTTGTCTCTTAGCTGGTCCACCCGGTTTGAAATATGCCTTGGGGTAGCACGTGGTCTTGCATATCTGCATGAGGAATCTCGAATTAGGGTTGTACACCGAGATGTTAAAGCTAGCAACGTTCTACTTGATTCTGAACTGATCCCCAAGATCTCCGATTTTGGTTTGGCCAAACTCTATGATGACAAACAAACACACATGAGTACACGCGTTGCTGGCACAAT TGGGTATCTCGCACCAGAGTACGCCATGCGTGGACACCTTACAGAAAAGGCTGATGTGTTTGGCTTTGGAGTTGTAGCTCTAGAGATTATTAGTGGAAGGTCTAATTCAGATTCAACATTAGAAGATGAGAAAATATATCTTCTGGAATGG GCATGGAATCTGCATGAAGCCGGTACCGAACTTGAGTTGGTAGATGAAAAGTTATCAGAATATGACGAAAATGAAGTAAGAAGAGTGATGAAAGTAGCCCTCTTATGCACCCAAACCTCACCAATGCAACGTCCATCAATGTCACGAGTAGTGGCAATGCTTTCAGGAGACATACAAGCTACTGGTGCTATTTCTCGGCCTGAATACCTCACTGGCTTTAACTTTAAGGATTCCACAACCTTTCAAAATGATCCACCGATTTCGACTACCAATTCAGCTGCAAGTACAAGTCACTCCACTGGTACACCACACTCGCCTAACAATATTTCCAGACCGATGCTTCATGATATCATTGGAGAAGGTAGATAA
- the LOC122592808 gene encoding probable LRR receptor-like serine/threonine-protein kinase At1g56140 isoform X1: protein MGSPLWCSCFLLMIMASISMAQAQNTTDPAEARIINAMFSNWGIEPSVVTNMGWNISGELCSGAAVDSTDYDSDAYNPAIKCDCNFPDSICHITRLKVYALDAVGPIPEGLWNLTYLTNLNLAQNYLTGPLSPSIGNLTRMQWLTFGINALSGEIPPELGLLTDLRSLSFGTNNFNGSLPSELGNLRRLQQIYINSAGVSGDIPSSFANLRSLVTVWASDNAFTGRIPDFIGNWTQLQSLRFEGNSFEGSIPPSFSQLTSLQELRITSLTNGTLDFIANLKSLTVLVLRNSRITGSIPTDIGEYQNLTRLDLSFNNLTGQIPRDLFNLSQITFLFLGNNSLNGTLPNVKSRSLINIDLSYNELSGTLPSWINESSLQLNLVANNFTLEGSEISGLPSGLNCLQRDFPCDRGSPRYSNFGVNCGGPQITSSNQIVYERDNEPLGPATYYLTSERRWGVSNVGQRDNPAYTTSSLRQFTNTLDSELFQTARISAGSLRYYGLGLQNGNYTVNLQFAELLIEDGQTWRSRGRRVFDIYLQGNLEFQDFNIKQEAGGASFSPVTKTATVQVSNNYLEIHLFWSGKGTCCVPNQGTFGPLISAISATPNFTPTVSNNPPSRSKTNRTGLIVGILVPIVAVCFLSLLALYIIRQRRKKQDTSDNYEEFLGIDAKPYTFSYGELRDATGDFSPENKLGEGGFGPVYKGKLDDGRLIAVKQLSIASHQGKNQFVAEIATISAVQHRNLVKLYGCCIDGVKRLLVYEYLENKSLDQALFGDNSLSLSWSTRFEICLGVARGLAYLHEESRIRVVHRDVKASNVLLDSELIPKISDFGLAKLYDDKQTHMSTRVAGTIGYLAPEYAMRGHLTEKADVFGFGVVALEIISGRSNSDSTLEDEKIYLLEWAWNLHEAGTELELVDEKLSEYDENEVRRVMKVALLCTQTSPMQRPSMSRVVAMLSGDIQATGAISRPEYLTGFNFKDSTTFQNDPPISTTNSAASTSHSTGTPHSPNNISRPMLHDIIGEGR from the exons ATGGGATCACCGTTGTGGTGCTCGTGTTTTTTGTTAATGATCATGGCTAGTATTAGTATGGCTCAAGCTCAAAATACTACAGACCCAGCTGAAG CTCGTATTATAAATGCAATGTTCAGCAATTGGGGGATAGAACCAAGTGTTGTAACAAATATGGGATGGAACATAAGTGGAGAACTATGCAGCGGTGCTGCAGTGGACTCAACAGACTATGATTCGGATGCTTATAACCCTGCCATCAAATGTGACTGTAACTTCCCTGATTCCATTTGTCACATTACTCGATT AAAAGTTTATGCTTTGGATGCTGTTGGCCCGATCCCAGAAGGACTCTGGAATTTGACTTACCTCACCAATCT TAATCTGGCCCAGAATTACCTTACAGGCCCCTTGTCACCTTCAATCGGAAATTTAACTCGGATGCAGTGGCT GACTTTCGGCATCAATGCATTATCAGGGGAAATTCCTCCAGAGCTAGGACTCCTTACTGATCTTAGATCGTT GTCATTtggcacaaacaacttcaatggTTCCCTGCCATCCGAACTTGGAAATCTGCGAAGATTACAACAAAT TTACATTAATAGTGCCGGAGTTAGCGGTGATATACCTTCTTCATTTGCAAATTTACGAAGCCTGGTCACAGT ATGGGCTTCCGATAATGCATTCACAGGAAGAATACCCGACTTCATAGGAAATTGGACACAGTTACAGTCATT GAGGTTTGAGGGGAACTCTTTTGAAGGTTCGATACCACCTTCCTTTTCTCAACTGACCTCTTTGCAGGAGCT GAGAATAACTAGTTTAACCAATGGTACTCTGGATTTTATTGCAAACTTGAAGTCCCTGACTGTTCT AGTTTTGAGGAATAGCAGAATTACTGGCTCTATTCCAACTGACATCGGTGAATATCAAAATTTGACACGCCT GGATTTGAGTTTCAACAATTTAACGGGGCAGATTCCAAGAGACTTGTTCAACTTGAGTCAAATCACCTTCTT GTTTCTTGGAAACAATAGCTTGAATGGTACCCTTCCCAATGTAAAGAGCAGATCTCTCATCAATAT CGATTTGTCATACAATGAATTATCCGGGACACTTCCTTCTTGGATCAATGAGTCAAGCTTACAACT TAACTTGGTTGCAAACAACTTCACATTAGAAGGTTCAGAAATCAG TGGTCTTCCATCAGGATTGAACTGTCTGCAAAGGGATTTTCCATGTGATCGTGGATCACCAAGAT ATAGTAACTTTGGAGTTAACTGTGGTGGTCCTCAAATTACATCTTctaatcaaattgtttatgaGCGGGATAACGAACCTCTTGGGCCAGCAACGTACTATTTAACTTCTGAAAGGAGATGGGGTGTCAGCAATGTTGGACAAAGAGACAACCCAGCATATACCACATCCAGTTTGCGCCAGTTCACAAACACCTTAGACTCGGAACTGTTTCAAACAGCGCGAATATCAGCCGGATCTTTAAGATACTACGGTTTAGGCCTACAGAACGGTAACTACACTGTGAATCTCCAGTTTGCAGAACTACTTATAGAAGATGGCCAAACTTGGAGAAGCAGAGGAAGGCGTGTCTTTGACATATATCTGCAG GGAAACTTGGAGTTTCAAGATTTCAACATAAAACAGGAAGCAGGTGGAGCCTCGTTTAGTCCTGTTACAAAGACAGCAACTGTCCAGGTTTCAAATAACTACCTTGAGATACACTTATTCTGGTCTGGGAAAGGAACTTGTTGTGTGCCTAATCAAGGAACCTTTGGACCTCTTATCTCAGCAATCAGTGCTACCCCAA ATTTCACCCCCACTGTGAGCAACAATCCACCTTCAAGAAGTAAGACGAATAGGACCGGTTTGATTGTAGGGATTTTGGTCCCGATTGTGGCTGTATGCTttctgtcattattagccttaTATATTATTCGCCAGCGTAGGAAAAAGCAGGATACCTCCGACAATTATGAAG AGTTTTTGGGAATTGATGCTAAACCATATACCTTTAGTTATGGAGAGCTAAGAGATGCAACAGGTGATTTTAGTCCTGAAAATAAGCTTGGCGAGGGAGGTTTTGGACCTGTTTATAAG GGAAAACTAGACGACGGGAGACTAATAGCTGTTAAGCAGCTCTCTATTGCCTCTCATCAGGGAAAGAATCAGTTTGTGGCTGAAATTGCAACTATATCTGCGGTCCAACACCGCAACCTAGTCAAGTTGTACGGATGCTGCATTGATGGAGTGAAACGGCTTCTTGTGTACGAGTATCTCGAGAACAAGAGTCTTGATCAAGCATTATTCG GAGACAACAGCTTGTCTCTTAGCTGGTCCACCCGGTTTGAAATATGCCTTGGGGTAGCACGTGGTCTTGCATATCTGCATGAGGAATCTCGAATTAGGGTTGTACACCGAGATGTTAAAGCTAGCAACGTTCTACTTGATTCTGAACTGATCCCCAAGATCTCCGATTTTGGTTTGGCCAAACTCTATGATGACAAACAAACACACATGAGTACACGCGTTGCTGGCACAAT TGGGTATCTCGCACCAGAGTACGCCATGCGTGGACACCTTACAGAAAAGGCTGATGTGTTTGGCTTTGGAGTTGTAGCTCTAGAGATTATTAGTGGAAGGTCTAATTCAGATTCAACATTAGAAGATGAGAAAATATATCTTCTGGAATGG GCATGGAATCTGCATGAAGCCGGTACCGAACTTGAGTTGGTAGATGAAAAGTTATCAGAATATGACGAAAATGAAGTAAGAAGAGTGATGAAAGTAGCCCTCTTATGCACCCAAACCTCACCAATGCAACGTCCATCAATGTCACGAGTAGTGGCAATGCTTTCAGGAGACATACAAGCTACTGGTGCTATTTCTCGGCCTGAATACCTCACTGGCTTTAACTTTAAGGATTCCACAACCTTTCAAAATGATCCACCGATTTCGACTACCAATTCAGCTGCAAGTACAAGTCACTCCACTGGTACACCACACTCGCCTAACAATATTTCCAGACCGATGCTTCATGATATCATTGGAGAAGGTAGATAA